The Mycteria americana isolate JAX WOST 10 ecotype Jacksonville Zoo and Gardens unplaced genomic scaffold, USCA_MyAme_1.0 Scaffold_250, whole genome shotgun sequence DNA segment GACGACCCCATGTCCCCaccgatgtccccatgtccctagTGATGTCCCGATGTTCCTCATGCTGTCCCCactgatgtccccatgtccccactgatgtccccatgtccccattgcTGACCCCAAGTCCCCACCGATGCCCCTACTGAAGTCCCCATGTCCCTAGAGATGTCACCACCAATGTCCCCAGCCAGGTCTCCCATGTTCCTGATGTCCCCAGTGATGTCCCCATTTCCCTAACGATGTCCCCGtgatgccccatgtccccagtgatGTCCCCAGATCTCTCTTGATGTCCCactggtgtccccatgtcactaATGATGTCCCCACTGATGTCCCCACGTCCCTAGTATTGTCCCCATTGATCTCCCCATGCCCCactggtgtccccatgtcactaGTGATGTCCCCAATGATGTCCCCACGTCCCTAGTGTCATCTCCATTGATCTCCTCATGCGCCactggtgtccccatgtcactaGTGATGTCCCCAAtgatgtccccatgccccactGATGTCCCCACGTCCCTAGTATTGTCCCCATTGATCTCCCCATGCCCCactggtgtccccatgtcactaGTGATGTCCCCAGTGATGTCCCCGCGTCCCCActcatgtccccacgtccctagCATTGTCCCCATTGATCTCCCCATGCCCCACTGGTGTCCCATGTCACTAGTGATGTCCCCAAtgatgtccccatgccccactGATGTCCCCACATCCCTAGCATTGTCCCCATTGATCTCCCCATGCCCCactggtgtccccatgtcactaGTGATGTCCCCAAtgatgtccccatgccccactGATGTCCCCACATCCCTAGCATTGTCCCCATTGATCTCCCCATGCCCcactggtgtccccatgtccccacacccccaccccaaccACCccatcccccccgtccccatcgcgaagggggggggggggggggggtgtcaccctgcccctcccccttGGCGGTGGCCCCCGGTGACACCGGCGTCCCCCCCCAGGGAAGCTGCAGACGCTGGACGTGCTGCTGCGGCGCCTGAAGGCGGGGGCCCACCGCGTCCTCATCTTCACCCAGATGACCCGGATGCTCGACGTCCTCGAGCGCTTCCTCACCTACCACGGCCACATCTACCTGCGCCTGGACGGCAGCACCCGCGTCGAGCAGCgccaggtgggggggggggggggggacacccaggagtttgggggggacccagggatccggggggacccaggcgtctgggcaCCGACACCCTTGGACCTCCCCATGGAGACCCAGCTCTCCAGGAACCTCTCTCCGGTTCCACCTTGGAGCCACATCTCAAGGGCTTGATGGTGGCATGGAGGATCCTGGTGTGcaggaagggacccaggcgtccaggaggggacccagggatccggggggacccaggcgtgtGGGCATTGACACCCTTAGACCCCCCCCATGGAGACCCAGGTCTCCAGGAACCTCCCCCTGATCCCACCTTGGAGCCACATCTCAAGGGCTTGATGGTAGTATGGAGGACTGTGGTGtccaggaggggacccaggtgtccaggcaCCAAACACCCTTGGACCTCCCCATGGAGACTCAGATGTCCAGGACCTTCCTCCTGGTCCCACCTTGGAGCCACATCTCAAGGGCTTTGTAGTGGTAGGGAGGGCCCAGGTGTCTGGGCACCAACACCCTTGGACCTCCCCATGGAGACCCAggtctccaggaacctcctcctGGTCCCACCTTGGAGCCACATCTCAATGGCTTTGTAGTGGTAGGGAGGGCCCAGGTGTCTGGGCAACAACACCCTTGGACCCCCGCATGGGGACCCGGGTGTCCAGGAACCTCCCCCTGCTCCTACCTTGGAGCCACATCTCAATGGCTTCACAGTGGTAGGGAGGGCCCAGGTGTCCAGGCGGTAACACCCTTGGACCCCCGCATGGGGACCCAGGTCTCCAGGAACCTCCCCCTGGTCCCATCTTGCAGCCACATCTCAAGGGCTTGATGGTggcagaggggacccaggtgtccatgGAGGTCCCAGGTGTCCAGGAAGGGACCAAGGCATTCGGGCACCAACACCCTTGGACCTCCCCATGgagacccaggtgtccaggaacCTCCTCCTGATCCCACCTTGGAGCCACATCTCAAGGGCTTTGTAGTGGTAGGGAGGGCCCAGGTGTCTGGGCAACGACACCCTTGGACCTCCCCATGGAGATCCAGGTGTCCAGGAACCTCCTCCTGATCCCACCTTGGAGCCACATCTCAAGGGCTTTGTAGTGGTAGGGAGGGCCCAGGTGTCTGGGCACCAACACCCTTGGACCTCCCCATGGAGATCCGGGTGTCCAGGAACCTCCTCCTGATCCCACCTTGGAGCCACATCTCAAGGGCTTTGTAGTGGTAGGGAGGGCCCAGGTGTCTGGGCAACAACACCCTTGGACCTCCCCATGGAGATCCAGGTGTCCAGGAACCTCCTCCTGATCCCACCTTGGAGCCACATCTCAAGGGCTTTGTAGTGGTAAGGAGGGCCCAGGTGTCTGGGCACCGACACCCTTGGACCTCCCCATGGAGATCCAGGTGTCCAGGAACCTCCTCCTGATCCCACCTTGGAGCCACATCTCAAGGGCTTTGTAGTGGTAGGGAGGGCCCAGGTGTCTGGGCACCAACACCCTTGGACCTCCCCATGGAGACCCGGGTGTCCAGGAACCTCCTCCTGATCCCACCTTGGAGCCACATCTCAAGGGCTTTGTAGTGGTAGGGAGGGGCCAGGTGTCTGGGCACCAACAGCCTTGGACCTCCCCATGGAGACCCGGGTGTCCAGGAACCTCCTCCTGATCCCACCTTGGAGCCACATCTCAAGGGCTTTGTAGTGGTAGGGAGGGCCCAGGTGTCTGGGCAACAACACCCTTGGACCTCCCCATGGAGATCCAGGTGTCCAGGAACCTCCTCCTGATCCCACCTTGGAGCCACATCTCAAGGGCTTTGTAGTGGTAGGGAGGGCCCAGGTGTCTGGGCACCAACACCCTTGGACCTCCCCATGGAGACCCGGGTGTCCAGGAACCTCCTCCTGATCCCACCTTGGAGCCACATCTCAAGGGCTTTGTAGTGGTAGGGAGGGCCCAGGTGTCTGGGCACCAACACCCTTGGACCTCCCCATGgagacccaggtgtccaggaacCTCCTCCTGATCCCACCTTGGAGCCACATCTCAAGGGCTTGATGGTGGCAGGGAGGAACCTGGTGTCCAGGGGTGACCCAGGTGTCTGGAGGGGGACACCCAGGCATCTGGGCCCCCGTCTAACGTGGGACCCCGGTGTCCGGGTCCCCCCTTGCAGGCCCTGATGGAGCGTTTCAACGCCGACAAGCGCATCTTCTGCTTCATCCTCTCGACCCGCAGCGGCGGGGTCGGCGTCAACCTGGCGGGTGCCGACACCGTCATCTTCTACGACAGCGACTGGAACCCCACCATGGACGCTCAAGCTCAGGACCGGTGCCACCGCATCGGCCAGACTCGCGATGTCCACATCTACCGGTAACGTTCAGTTCCCGGACGCCAGGGTCCTcgcctggacacctgggtcctccGTGGTCACCTCACCCCACCGCTTTGTCCCCTCCTCAGGCTCATCAGTGAGAGGACGGTGGAGGAGAACATCCTCAAGAAGGCCAACCAGAAGAGGATGCTGGGAGATATGGCCATCGAAGGGGGGAACTTCACCACTGCCTACTTCAAGCAGGTAGATGAGGACCTGGGTGTCCAGAgcggggacccaggtgtccaggccACGACACCCTTGGACCTCCCCATGGGGACCCAGGTCTCCAGGAACCTCCCCCTGGTCCCACCTCGGAGCCACATCTCAAGGGCTTGATGGTGGCATGGAGGATCCTGGTGtccaggaggggacccaggtgtctgggcacCAACACCCTTGGACCTCCCCATGGGGACCCAGGTCCCCAGGAACCTCCCCCTGGTCCCACCTTGGAGCCGTATCTCAATGGTTTGAGGGTAGCATGGAGGATCCTGGTGTCCAGGAGGagacccaggcatccaggaggAGATCCAGGTGTccggggggacccaggtgttcaGGCACCAACACCCTTGGACCTCCCCATGGAGATCCAGGTCTCCAGGAACCTCCCCCTGGTCCCACCTTGGAGCCACATCTCAAGGGCTTGATGGTGGCATGGAGGATCCTGGTGTCCAGGAGCAGACCCAGGTGtccagaggggacccaggtgtctgggcacCAACACCCTTGGACCTCCCCATGGAGACCCAGGTCTCCAGGAACCTCCCCTTGGTCCCACCTTGGAGCCACATCTCAAGGGCTTGATGGTGGCATGGAGGATCCTGGTGTCCAGGAGCGGACCCAGGTGTCCAGAGGGGACCCAGGTCTCCAGGAACCTCCCCCTGATCCCACCTTGGAGCCACATCTCAAGGGCTTGATGGTGGCAGAGGGGACCCAAGGTGTCCAGGGGGGACCGAGGTGTCCGGGCCTGGCACtgaccccaccccaccccacccccagcaaaCGATCCGGGAGCTGTTCGACATGGCGCCGGAGGAGCCAGGGCGCCGAGAGCCGGACAAGgagaaggacaaggacaaggagagggacaaggacagggacggggacatcCCCCCCGATGAGGACGAGGACCCAGCAGCCACCCGGCGCACCCACATCCTCGAGCAGGTGGGCCCACGTgtcaccccacgtccccccgATACCACCCCGatgccaccccatgtccccacgtcccctgatGTCCCATGTCCCCTGGTGGCCCTGATGGCCCCAGCATCCCTGATGGCCCCAATGTCCCCCACGGGCCCATGTCCCTTGACGGCCCTGATGGCCCCAACATCCCCGATGTCCCCTCAtctccctgatgtccccaacctccctgatgtccccaacatccccgaTGTCCCCTCATCTCCCTGAGGTTCctgatgtccccaacatcccAGATGTTCCTGCTGTCCCCaacatccctgatgtccccagtgtcccccacagGCCCATGTCCCTTGAcggccctgctgtccccaacatccccgatgtcccctcatgtccctgAGGTTCCTGATGTCCCCAACATTCCTGCTGTCCCCAACATCCTCgatgtcccctcatgtccctgatgttcctgatgtccccaacatccccgctgtccccaacatcccccatGTCTCCTCATCTCCCTGATGTTCctgatgtccccaacatccctgaTACTACTcacatccctgtgtcccctgatgtcccctgaTCTCCTtgatgtcccctgatgtcccccacaTCTCCATGTCCTTAATATCCCTGATGTCCCCTGACGTCCTTGATGTCTCTCATGTCCTTGATGTCCACCTGTCTCCATGAAGCCCCTTGACCTCTTTGATGTCCCCAACATCCCAGATGTCCcccacatccctgtgtccccctggtCTCCTtgatgtcccctgatgtccctaATATCCCCgatgtcccctcatgtccctgatgtccttggtgtcccccacatccctgtgtccccctgatAGCCCCTGATCTCCTTgatgtcccctcatgtccctgATGTCCTTGATGTCCCCTACATGcctgtgtcccctgctgtcccctgatATCCTTCATGTCCCTCATGTCCTTGATGTCCACCTGTCTCCATGAAGCCCCTTGATCTCCTTGATGTCCCCAACACCCCAGATGTCCcccacatccctgtgtccccctgatAGCCCCTGATCTCCTTGATGTCCCCTGATGTCCTTGATGTCCCCTACATGCCTGTGTCCCCTGCTGTCTCCTGATATCCTTCATGTCCCTCATGTCCTTGATGTCCACCTGTCTCCATGAGGCCCCTTGATCTCCTTGATGTCCCCAACATCCCAGATGTCCcccacatccctgtgtcccctgaCGTCCTTCCTGTCCCCAGTGGCCCCACCACCCCTCATGGCCACAACGCCCCCAACGTCCCCCGATATCCCTGATGTCCACCACGTCCCTGATATCACCCCCATCCTTGTGTCCTCCGATGTCCCTCATGGCCCCCTGACGTCCCTCATGTCGCTGATGTCCCCTTaacgtccccgctgtccccaggcgcTGTGCGGGGCGGAGGACCCCGAGGACATCCGGGCGGCCTCGCAGGCGCAGGCGGAGCGGGTGGCGGCGCTGGCCGAGTTCAGCGAGAGCCTCAGCCCCGAGGAGGAGCGGGGTGGCCCTGAGCCAGAGGAGGAACTCTCCAAGGCCGAGCAGGAGATCGCCGCCCTGGTTGAGCAGGTGGGGACCCGGGCATccgggggcttggggggggaCCCAAGTCTCCAGGGGGTTGAGGAGAACCTGGGTGGTTGGGAGTCTGGAAGGACCAAGGTCTGCAGGGGGTTGAGGAGAACCTGGGTGGATGGGGAGCTGGAAGGACCAAGGTCTGCAGGGGATTGAGGAGAACCTGGGTGGATGGGGGTCTGGAGGGACCAAGATCTCCAAGGGGGTTGAGGAGAACCTGGGTGGACAGAGAGCTGGAAGGACCAAGGTCTGCAGGGGGTTGAGGAGAACCTGGGTGGATGGGGGTGTGGAAGGACCAAGATCTCCAAGGGGGTTGAGGAGAACCTGGGTGGTTGGGGGTCTGGAGGCACCAAGGTCTGCAGGGGGTTGAGGAGAACCTGGGTGGATGGGGGTGTGGAAGGACCAAGATCTCCAAGGGGGTTGAGGAGAACCTGGGTGGTTGGGGGTCTGGAGGCACCAAGGTCTGCAGGGGGTTGAGGAGAACCTGGGTGGATGGGGGTGTGGAAGGACCAAGATCTCCAAGGGGGTTGAGGAGAACCTGGGTGGTTGGGGGTCTGGAGGGACCAAGGTCTGCAGGGGACTGAGGAGAACCTGGGTGGATGGAGAGCTGGAAGGACCAAGATCTCCAAGGGGGTTGAGGAGAACCTGGGTGGTTGGGGGTCTGGAGGGACCAAGGTCTGCAGGGGACTGAGGAGAACCTGGGTGGATGGAGAGCTGGAAGGACCAAGATCTCCAAGGGGGTTGAGGAGAACCTGGGTGGTTGGGGGTCTGGAGGGACCAAGGTCTGCAGGGGGTTGAGGAGAACCTGGGTGGATGGGGGTGTGGAAGGACCAAGATTTCCAAGGGGGTTGAGGAGAACCTGGGTGGTTGGGGGTCTGGAAGGACCAAGGTCTGCAGGGGGTTGAGGAGAACCTGGGTGGATGTAGAGCTGGAGGGACCAAGATCTCCAAGGGGGTTGAGGAGAACCTGGGTGGTTGGGGGTCTGGAGGGACCAAGATCTCCAAGGGGGTTGAGGAGAACCTGGGTGGACAGAGAGCTGGAAGGACCAAGGTCTGCAGGGGATTGAGGAGAACCTGGGTGGATGGAGAGCTGGAGGGACCAAGGTCTGCAGGGTGTTGAGAAGAACCTGGGTGGATGGAGAGCTGGAGGGACCAAGATCTCCAAGGGGGTTGAGGAGAACCTGGGTGGATGGGGGTGTGGAAGGACCAAGATCTCCAAGGGAGTTGAGGAGAACCTGGGTGGTCGGGGGTCtggagggacccaggcatccggggagGTTTGGGCCCACCCAGGGGGAGGTTGGGTGGACCCAGACGTCCCTTGCGGCAGCTGACGCCCATCGAGCGCTACGCCATGAACTTCCTGGAGGCGTCGCTGGAGGACGTCAGCCGCGAGGAGCTGAAGCAGGCGGAGGTGCGTGgaggggagcacccatgggtggggagCACCCGTgggtggtgggggggggcacccctcGGGGTCTTGCTATGGGGTAGGGAGCAGCCAgggtatgggggggggggctgtggggtcccAGAGGGTCCCgtcttggggtggggggcacccataGGTCCCTGCGTAgtgctgggggcacccatgggtgccccagtATGGTTTGGGGGGCACCTGGGGgtcctgctgtggggcagagagcaCCCACGAGGGTCtcgctgtggggcagggggtactcaaggtgggggggggggagtgggtcTGGCCGCGGGtcgggggcacccatgggtgctgcctcCGCAGGAGCAGGTGGAGGCGGCGCGGAAGGACATCGACCAGGCCAAGGGGGGGGGGCGCTTCCGCCTGCccccccaggaggaggaggaggaggaggcggccgccACCCCGGGGGGGGACGAAGGCCCGGGGGGACCTCGCCGGCCCCGGC contains these protein-coding regions:
- the SRCAP gene encoding LOW QUALITY PROTEIN: helicase SRCAP (The sequence of the model RefSeq protein was modified relative to this genomic sequence to represent the inferred CDS: inserted 2 bases in 1 codon) → ATPLVNSGGVVKIVHPQHPQHPQHPPPPPVAAAAAPPGAPPAPPAAAAAPPREEPEGPGGPSPPPAPTPHRPPPRRQPPPPPRSPFYLESLEAKRGRGRAERLERLLRLNELRCGLAPVYGSEVLGLCTLPPPAPPPXGGPWPAPSSPPPQRLQQLQPLLDRFIFVLPPVEARGVALHSCRPPPWRLRQRAQLEQRLREELAPRGRALHRVLRSMRTHFPDLRLIQYDCGKLQTLDVLLRRLKAGAHRVLIFTQMTRMLDVLERFLTYHGHIYLRLDGSTRVEQRQALMERFNADKRIFCFILSTRSGGVGVNLAGADTVIFYDSDWNPTMDAQAQDRCHRIGQTRDVHIYRLISERTVEENILKKANQKRMLGDMAIEGGNFTTAYFKQQTIRELFDMAPEEPGRREPDKEKDKDKERDKDRDGDIPPDEDEDPAATRRTHILEQALCGAEDPEDIRAASQAQAERVAALAEFSESLSPEEERGGPEPEEELSKAEQEIAALVEQLTPIERYAMNFLEASLEDVSREELKQAEEQVEAARKDIDQAKGGGRFRLPPQEEEEEEAAATPGGDEGPGGPRRPRRVRGPPRPLPERPGTRASQRLRAAGTANRAPPASPRATPPLAAGPPGVPAGDADVAAGPPDVAAGRPPRPPARRPRPPGERGRPPGLPRPLRPRPQPPRCRRKPTR